A region from the Diorhabda sublineata isolate icDioSubl1.1 chromosome X, icDioSubl1.1, whole genome shotgun sequence genome encodes:
- the LOC130451762 gene encoding double-stranded RNA-binding protein Staufen homolog 2-like isoform X1 has translation MMLQEHHHISQNGMQRNARMGMQQMGPPPNQRMLMSMPATGVLVSMPPGPGPTLITTTSIPQQPQQPKASMQQQVYHYENTGQPTEVDQHSTEHQNCSNTNTLSTPNSTLANIKEKTPMCLVNELARYNKIQHQYRLTGEQGPAHKKIFTVTLKLGNEEYEAEGPSIKKAQHSAAAQALAKTEFKHPPPKTVRNRPGNRPTNPGVVTPTVELNALAMKRGERTVYVVENGGAPPHQGYLSQPGYYPRHNLYNAQTQPQRYGYDARRNIRGHYPYHDNRYYGQFRPGAPHNPGDPFTVRLRVGEREYPGQGYTVQAARHDAASKAIEHIKQLGDQEQSEGTMSPDSTQQISNESVQQGSAVSDINSDLKSPISLVYEIALKRNLNVLFEVLSEKGPPHMKVFITQCRVGTFVAEGEGNGKKISKKRAAEKMLEELSKLPPLPNVINIAQLKRKRVTNKKKTRNLIKVNTDKSTEVVEEINPISRLIQIQQANKEREPVYTVLEERGTPRRREFVIEASVNGHSCTGVGPNKKVAKRNAAEALLMELGYNNTTNTNKPMIKDKDDVTNMHSSMDKNRKVTFVEEVPEVQPTQSIGGSGGRQLVPGVLLVTEQAGFQKQKDNMEKPIQSQQPQIKSPSNIIQGVRSKDKLLYLAQLMNIQVQFSDFPKANHEMFLTLVSLSTNPPQVCHGEGPTTETSHEKAALEALKVLSELGLDIAPKDVSGGPAGNDSAPPVVSNKGPVHQNGVKK, from the exons ATGATGTTGCAAGAACATCATCATATATCCCAAAATGGAATGCAAAGGAATGCCAG aATGGGGATGCAACAAATGGGGCCACCACCCAATCAAAGAATGCTCATGAGTATGCCAGCTACTG gtGTTTTGGTTTCTATGCCTCCTGGGCCTGGACCAACTTTGATAACGACAACATCCATTCCCCAGCAACCACAACAACCTAAGGCAAGTATGCAACAGCAAGTCTATCACTATGAAAACACTGGCCAACCGACAGAAGTAGATCAACACAGTACAGAACATCAGAACTGTTCAAACACTAATACTTTGTCTACGCCCAACTCTACTTTGGcaaacataaaagaaaaaacaccaATGTGTTTGGTAAATGAATTAG CAAGATACAACAAAATTCAACACCAGTATAGACTCACTGGGGAACAAGGACCTGCCCATAAGAAAATATTCACAGTTACCTTGAAACTCGGTAATGAAGAATATGAAGCAGAGGGGCCCAGTATCAAAAAAGCCCAGCATTCAGCTGCCGCTCAAGCTCTAGCTAAAACTGAATTCAAGCATCCACCACCAAAAACGGTAAGAAATCGTCCAGGAAATCGACCAACTAATCCGGGAGTTGTTACTCCAACTGTTGAACTCAATGCTCTTGCTATGAAGAGGGGGGAACGCACTGTATACGTTGTTGAAAATGGGGGTGCCCCACCACATCAG GGATACTTAAGTCAGCCTGGCTACTATCCTCGTCATAACTTATACAACGCCCAAACACAACCTCAACGTTATGGCTATGATGCTCGTCGTAATATTAGAGGTCATTATCCGTACCATGATAATCGTTATTATGGGCAGTTTAGACCCGGAGCACCTCATAACCCAGGAGATCCATTTACGGTTCGCTTGAGAGTTGGAGAACGAGAATATCCTGGACAAGGATATACTGTTCAAGCTGCAAGACACGATGCCGCTTCTAAAGCTATCGAGCACATCAAACAACTAG GTGATCAAGAACAAAGTGAGGGTACAATGTCTCCTGATTCTACCCAACAAATCTCTAATGAATCAGTTCAACAAGGCAGTGCTGTAAGTGACATCAATTCTGATCTGAAATCCCCAATTTCACTTGTCTACGAAATTGCTTTGAAAAGAAACTTAAATGTTCTTTTTGAAGTTTTGAGCGAGAAG GGACCCCCACATATGAAGGTATTCATTACGCAGTGTCGCGTAGGCACCTTCGTAGCAGAAGGCGAGGGCAACGGgaagaaaatatcaaagaaacGTGCTGCTGAGAAAATGTTGGAAGAGCTATCAAAACTTCCTCCCTTGCCCAACGTTATCAATATTGCGCAATTAAAGAGAAAACGAGTtacaaacaaaaagaagacTCGCAACTTGATTAAAGTAAATACAGACAAATCTACTGAAGTTGTTGAAGAAATAAACCCTATATCTCGTTTGATTCAAATTCAACAAGCCAATAAAGAACGAGAACCTGTTTACACAGTATTAGAAGAACGTGGAACTCCAAGGCGCAGAGAGTTTGTTATTGAAGCTTCTGTCAATGGACACTCATGCACTGGAGTTGGTCCCAACAAGAAG GTTGCTAAACGCAATGCTGCAGAAGCTCTTCTTATGGAACTTGGTTACAACAACACCACAAATACAAACAAACCCATGATTAAAGATAAAGATGACGTTACAAATATGCATTCAAGCATGGATAAAAATCGTAAGGTAACTTTTGTTGAGGAAGTTCCAGAAGTTCAACCAACCCAATCTATTGGTGGCAGTGGCGGTAGACAGTTGGTGCCGGGGGTTCTATTGGTGACAGAACAAGCTGGattccaaaaacaaaaagataataTGGAGAAGCCTATACAATCTCAACAACCTCAAATAAAATCTCCATCTAATATAATTCAA gGTGTACGTTCGAAGGATAAGCTGCTTTACTTAGCTCAGTTGATGAATATTCAAGTTCAGTTCTCAGATTTTCCAAAAGCTAATCATGAGATGTTTTTGACTTTGGTTTCTCTGAGCACTAATCCACCTCAAGTATGCCATGGAGAAGGTCCAACAACTGAAACTTCACATGAAAAAGCTGCTTTAGAGGCTCTGAAGGTACTTTCTGAATTGGGTCTCGACATCGCACCTAAAGACGTTTCTGGTGGACCCGCTGGGAATGATAG TGCTCCCCCAGTGGTGTCCAACAAAGGGCCGGTGCACCAAAACGGCGTGAAGAAGTAA
- the LOC130451762 gene encoding double-stranded RNA-binding protein Staufen homolog 2-like isoform X2 — protein sequence MMLQEHHHISQNGMQRNARMGMQQMGPPPNQRMLMSMPATGVLVSMPPGPGPTLITTTSIPQQPQQPKASMQQQVYHYENTGQPTEVDQHSTEHQNCSNTNTLSTPNSTLANIKEKTPMCLVNELARYNKIQHQYRLTGEQGPAHKKIFTVTLKLGNEEYEAEGPSIKKAQHSAAAQALAKTEFKHPPPKTGYLSQPGYYPRHNLYNAQTQPQRYGYDARRNIRGHYPYHDNRYYGQFRPGAPHNPGDPFTVRLRVGEREYPGQGYTVQAARHDAASKAIEHIKQLGDQEQSEGTMSPDSTQQISNESVQQGSAVSDINSDLKSPISLVYEIALKRNLNVLFEVLSEKGPPHMKVFITQCRVGTFVAEGEGNGKKISKKRAAEKMLEELSKLPPLPNVINIAQLKRKRVTNKKKTRNLIKVNTDKSTEVVEEINPISRLIQIQQANKEREPVYTVLEERGTPRRREFVIEASVNGHSCTGVGPNKKVAKRNAAEALLMELGYNNTTNTNKPMIKDKDDVTNMHSSMDKNRKVTFVEEVPEVQPTQSIGGSGGRQLVPGVLLVTEQAGFQKQKDNMEKPIQSQQPQIKSPSNIIQGVRSKDKLLYLAQLMNIQVQFSDFPKANHEMFLTLVSLSTNPPQVCHGEGPTTETSHEKAALEALKVLSELGLDIAPKDVSGGPAGNDSAPPVVSNKGPVHQNGVKK from the exons ATGATGTTGCAAGAACATCATCATATATCCCAAAATGGAATGCAAAGGAATGCCAG aATGGGGATGCAACAAATGGGGCCACCACCCAATCAAAGAATGCTCATGAGTATGCCAGCTACTG gtGTTTTGGTTTCTATGCCTCCTGGGCCTGGACCAACTTTGATAACGACAACATCCATTCCCCAGCAACCACAACAACCTAAGGCAAGTATGCAACAGCAAGTCTATCACTATGAAAACACTGGCCAACCGACAGAAGTAGATCAACACAGTACAGAACATCAGAACTGTTCAAACACTAATACTTTGTCTACGCCCAACTCTACTTTGGcaaacataaaagaaaaaacaccaATGTGTTTGGTAAATGAATTAG CAAGATACAACAAAATTCAACACCAGTATAGACTCACTGGGGAACAAGGACCTGCCCATAAGAAAATATTCACAGTTACCTTGAAACTCGGTAATGAAGAATATGAAGCAGAGGGGCCCAGTATCAAAAAAGCCCAGCATTCAGCTGCCGCTCAAGCTCTAGCTAAAACTGAATTCAAGCATCCACCACCAAAAACG GGATACTTAAGTCAGCCTGGCTACTATCCTCGTCATAACTTATACAACGCCCAAACACAACCTCAACGTTATGGCTATGATGCTCGTCGTAATATTAGAGGTCATTATCCGTACCATGATAATCGTTATTATGGGCAGTTTAGACCCGGAGCACCTCATAACCCAGGAGATCCATTTACGGTTCGCTTGAGAGTTGGAGAACGAGAATATCCTGGACAAGGATATACTGTTCAAGCTGCAAGACACGATGCCGCTTCTAAAGCTATCGAGCACATCAAACAACTAG GTGATCAAGAACAAAGTGAGGGTACAATGTCTCCTGATTCTACCCAACAAATCTCTAATGAATCAGTTCAACAAGGCAGTGCTGTAAGTGACATCAATTCTGATCTGAAATCCCCAATTTCACTTGTCTACGAAATTGCTTTGAAAAGAAACTTAAATGTTCTTTTTGAAGTTTTGAGCGAGAAG GGACCCCCACATATGAAGGTATTCATTACGCAGTGTCGCGTAGGCACCTTCGTAGCAGAAGGCGAGGGCAACGGgaagaaaatatcaaagaaacGTGCTGCTGAGAAAATGTTGGAAGAGCTATCAAAACTTCCTCCCTTGCCCAACGTTATCAATATTGCGCAATTAAAGAGAAAACGAGTtacaaacaaaaagaagacTCGCAACTTGATTAAAGTAAATACAGACAAATCTACTGAAGTTGTTGAAGAAATAAACCCTATATCTCGTTTGATTCAAATTCAACAAGCCAATAAAGAACGAGAACCTGTTTACACAGTATTAGAAGAACGTGGAACTCCAAGGCGCAGAGAGTTTGTTATTGAAGCTTCTGTCAATGGACACTCATGCACTGGAGTTGGTCCCAACAAGAAG GTTGCTAAACGCAATGCTGCAGAAGCTCTTCTTATGGAACTTGGTTACAACAACACCACAAATACAAACAAACCCATGATTAAAGATAAAGATGACGTTACAAATATGCATTCAAGCATGGATAAAAATCGTAAGGTAACTTTTGTTGAGGAAGTTCCAGAAGTTCAACCAACCCAATCTATTGGTGGCAGTGGCGGTAGACAGTTGGTGCCGGGGGTTCTATTGGTGACAGAACAAGCTGGattccaaaaacaaaaagataataTGGAGAAGCCTATACAATCTCAACAACCTCAAATAAAATCTCCATCTAATATAATTCAA gGTGTACGTTCGAAGGATAAGCTGCTTTACTTAGCTCAGTTGATGAATATTCAAGTTCAGTTCTCAGATTTTCCAAAAGCTAATCATGAGATGTTTTTGACTTTGGTTTCTCTGAGCACTAATCCACCTCAAGTATGCCATGGAGAAGGTCCAACAACTGAAACTTCACATGAAAAAGCTGCTTTAGAGGCTCTGAAGGTACTTTCTGAATTGGGTCTCGACATCGCACCTAAAGACGTTTCTGGTGGACCCGCTGGGAATGATAG TGCTCCCCCAGTGGTGTCCAACAAAGGGCCGGTGCACCAAAACGGCGTGAAGAAGTAA
- the LOC130450787 gene encoding SWI/SNF complex subunit SMARCC2, translated as MLSIGPKMDGGPNIKYFESPETLTALEAVKNWLQKNGKKYVQNEQLTNKTLSTTTVQFMQFQEDFLGKNAQKPTMTRIPVKYFLDFKPGGGLCHMLLAAYKFKSEHGWRKFEIPSGKNVSKLERVYEMFQSMEKALITAKLYTLPIVFIKPEIDKAVAQKVKEMVRKRNGQIVETEDTATHIIYGSVDPLKDEYGRPTYKRDKMVMMHWYYFPNSFDTWVNLESAGLEGLTIENNSSPHSGPWRVSCNWIYETDQYNEWMSEEDYEVDENGVKKVHPRLMSVEDLMNPSEDRNKKNKGKRKRSPSPPSKVGKRKSGRSPAVGKKTRPEDPESEDLTKDMEEPTPEPNIVEVNPTPPPTNQPVKKDHELQPLKGGSITDLEENEERGDDSQTGKNSDSNTQDDGQEDNVTEQTHHIIIPSYSAWFDYNSIHEVEKRAMPEFFNGRNKSKTPEIYLAYRNFMVDTYRLNPTEYITSTACRRNLAGDVCAIMRVHAFLEQWGLINYQVDTDSRPTPMGPPPTSHFHILSDTPSGLQPINPPKTPQPSAAKTLLDLDKVQDVKKTENTTEISSFGLKLDQYAKKPAVLRNKSAASLTRDWTEQETLLLLEGLEMYKDDWNKVCEHVGSRTQDECILHFLRLPIEDPYLEDPEAGGALGPLAYQPIPFSKAGNPIMSTVAFLASIVDPRVAAAAAKSAMNEFARIKDEVPASVMDAHLKNVEASNAEGKYDPAANLSLTGIAGTVPDKEEEDKIKKEEIKEEDKVAEEKKNGESKEEKSSDKIKTETSDVEKEEKIDISECKTEKVKDSEMQSAAAAALSAAAVKAKHLAAVEERKIKSLVALLVETQMKKLEIKLRHFEELETTMEREREGLEYQRQQLITERQQFHLEQLKAAEFRARQQAHQRLQAEQGQWAAQQPPTTHSTPPTETGPSTTPTPPSPQAAAVASPQAPPHIHI; from the exons tacGTCCAAAACGAACAACTTACAAATAAAACACTATCCACAACTACAGTTCAATTTATGCAATTTCAAGAGGATTTTTTGGGAAAGAATGCCCAGAAGCCAACAATGACGCGTATACCT gttaaatATTTCTTAGATTTTAAGCCAGGGGGAGGTCTTTGTCATATGCTTTTAGCTGCCTATAAATTTAAGAGTGAACATGGCTGGAGAAAGTTTGAAATACCATCAGGAAAg aATGTGTCAAAACTGGAACGTGTATACGAAATGTTTCAAAGTATGGAAAAGGCACTAATAACTGCAAAACTATATACCTTGCctattgtatttataaaaccAGAAATCGATAAGGCAGTAGCTCAAAAAGTAAAGGAAATGGTCAGAAAAAGAAATGGGCAAATAGTTGAAACTGAAGATACAGCTACCCACATAATATATGGCTCAGTTGATCCACTTAAGGATGAATATGGGAGACCTACATACAAAAGAGATAAAATGGTTATGATGCACTggtattattttccaaattctttCGACACTTGGGTCAACCTGGAGTCAGCTGGACTGGAGGGACTTACGATTGAAAATAATTCTAGTCCTCACTCAGGACCATGGAGGGTTAGTTGTAATTGGATTTATGAAACTGATCAGTATAATGAATGGATGTCGGAGGAGGATTATGAAGTAGATGAAAATGGAGTGAAGAAAGTACATCCTAGATTAATGTCTGTAGAAGATTTAATGAATCCTTCAGAAGATAGGAACAAAAAGAACAAAGGTAAAAGGAAACGCTCCCCTTCTCCTCCGTCAAAAGTAGGCAAAAGAAAAAGTGGAAGAAGTCCTGCTGTAGGGAAAAAAACAAGACCAGAGGATCCCGAATCTGAAGATTTAACGAAAGACATGGAAGAACCAACTCCAGAACCTAATATAGTTGAAGTTAATCCTACTCCACCACCAACAAATCAGCCTGTTAAGAAAGATCATGAATTACAACCACTTAAAGGAGGATCTATAACTGATTTAGAAGAGAACGAAGAAAGAGGTGATGATTCTCAAACTGGTAAAAATAGTGATAGTAATACACAAGACGATGGACAAGAAGATAATGTAACTGAGCAAACTCATCACATCATTATTCCATCTTATTCTGCATGGTTTGATTATAATTCAATACACGAGGTGGAAAAAAGAGCAATGCCCGAATTTTTTAATGGAAGAAATAAATCTAAAACCCCAGAAATATATTTAGCTTATAG AAATTTTATGGTTGATACCTACCGGCTTAATCCCACTGAGTATATAACTAGTACAGCTTGTAGACGTAATCTTGCTGGAGATGTTTGTGCTATAATGCGAGTCCATGCATTTTTGGAACAATGGGGTTTGATAAACTACCAAGTTGATACAGATTCCCGGCCTACACCTATGGGTCCACCGCCCACATCTCATTTTCATATCCTTTCAGATACACCATCGGGTCTACAACCTATTAACCCACCGAAAACTCCACAACCTAGCGCGGCAAAAACTTTATTGGATCTTGACAAAGTTCAGGatgttaaaaaaactgaaaatacaaCAGAAATATCTAGTTTTGGCCTTAAGTTAGATCAGTATGCTAAGAAACCCGCTGTTTTAAGAAACAAAAGTGCAGCATCTCTAACGAGGGATTGGACTGAACAAGAAACGTTATTACTACTAGAAGGATTAGAAATGTATAAAGATGATTGGAATAAAGTGTGTGAACATGTAGGATCTCGCACTCAGGATGAATGTATTCTGCATTTTCTTAGGCTACCTATTGAAGATCCTTATTTAGAAGATCCAGAAGCTGGAGGGGCCTTAGGACCTCTAGCATATCAACCTATTCCCTTCAGTAAAGCAGGAAATCCAATAATGTCTACGGTTGCATTTTTAGCATCCATAGTTGACCCTAGAGTGGCAGCAGCAGCCGCAAAATCAGCTATGAATGAATTTGCTAGAATCAAAGATGAAGTACCTGCCTCTGTTATGGATGCTCATTTAAAGAATGTTGAAGCTTCAAATGCTGAAGGTAAGTATGATCCTGCTGCTAATTTATCACTTACTGGTATAGCAGGAACAGTACCTGAtaaggaagaagaagataaaattaaaaaggaaGAAATTAAAGAGGAAGATAAAGTTGCCGAAGAAAAGAAGAATGGTGAaagtaaagaagaaaaaagtagtGATAAAATAAAGACAGAAACTTCAGAtgtcgaaaaagaagaaaaaattgatatatctGAATGCAAAACAGAAAAAGTTAAAGATAGTGAAATGCAAAGTGCAGCGGCAGCTGCTTTATCAGCTGCAGCCGTTAAAGCCAAACACTTAGCAGCtgtagaagaaagaaaaattaaatcattagTAGCTTTGCTTGTTGAGACCCAAATGAAGAAACTAGAAATTAAACTAAGACATTTTGAAGAACTAGAAACTACTATGGAAAGAGAAAGGGAAGGTCTTGAATATCAAAGACAACAACTCATCACAGAAAGACAACAATTTCATTTAGAACAGTTGAAAGCTGCTGAGTTTAGAGCTAGGCAACAAGCACATCAAAGGTTACAAGCCGAACAAGGACAATGGGCTGCTCAACAACCGCCCACAACACATTCAACCCCACCTACTGAAACTGGACCAAGTACAACTCCTACACCTCCATCTCCCCAAGCAGCAGCAGTAGCTTCTCCACAAGCTCCGCCtcatattcatatataa